CCCAGAGTGTTTGCCGAGTGGCCGGCAGGGATGCAGGTGGGTCTCCGGGAAGCTCCGGGGACAGCAGAGATAAGGGAGGAGAGGCGCCCGCTGGCTTCCCAGGTTTAAAGGGCAGCTGGGTGCGGTCACGGGGCTACAGGCTGCGGTCGGTCGGGGCCTCCTGCATTCTGACCGCCCTGACCTGGGAGATGGCGCGGAGTGAGCTCACGGGGCCAGTGTCTGAATTCTTCCTTTATTGGCGACAAGTGcaagccctcctcctcctccccaccctcccctggcGGCTGGCGTGCAGGTGCCGGTGCAGGGGCGGGGACTCCTTCTTCCTCAGGGCCTGCTCGGGGTCGCCTCCACAGCGGGGATGGCTGGCTCTGCAAAGGTGGCCCCAGACCCGGACCCAGGAGGCAACTGGGGAGACCAGGTCTGATCCAGGGGGTCCCTCAGGGGCATCCTGCGGGGACAGCCAGGTCAGGGGCGGGAGTCTGCGGCCCCCTGGGGGACCCGGGCCTCCTCTGGTCACCAGCACTGTTTCCCCTTCCCAGACCCAGGGtcctggtggggggggcagaggaagggtgCGGGGCAGGAGCTGGTGGGCACAGCGGGCGGCGGGGCTCACCAGGCCTGCAGGGTGGGTGTGTACGGCCAGTGCAGGCAGAGGCGGCCCTCGGCCGACTTGGTCCAGCTCGTGCTGTTCTCCGGGTCCTGCTCGCTGCCCCGCATCCCAAGTAGAATTAGTCCCGGAGGTGCCCGGCGCCCACGCCCCGCAGTTCTCCCGCAGCCGGGGGAGCGCCGCAGCCCCTCACCTGCGCTTGCCCACCAGGCCCTGGAGCAGCCGCTGCAGCCGCGCGCTCTCCCGCAGGCGGCTGAGCTCGCTGGTGAACGTCCCGTCCGAGTGCCGCGGGGCCCTGCGGGGCGGAGGGCGGGGGCGCGCGCCGGTTCAGGGccaggccgggggcggggggcgcgccgGGCCGGGGTTGCGGGGGTGGGGTTCGAGGAGCGGGCGTGGGTCCCTCACCTGGGGGGCGCGGGGAGCGCGGCGGAGCCCCggagcagcggcggcagcagcagcagcagcagggacgCGACGGCCATGGCGGGCGCGCAGGGTGCTGAGCGCTGCTGCGGCCGCCCGAGCTCCGCGCGGCCCCTTTATAGCGCCCGGGAGCGGGGCATCGATCGAACCCGAAGGTCAGAGCCGCCCACCCAGCTGTCGCCCGGGCTGGCCGCCCGCCCCCACCGCCGCGTCGGCGCCCCTTGgctggctgggcagggaggggagcgcTGCGCCGGGGCGCGCGCCCGCGGGGGTCGCGAGGGGCGCCCCCGAGGGCGGAGGGACATCCGGGCGAGGTTGCAgcgggaacagcatgtgcaaagccTCCGAGCCGCCGTTTCCGCTCTGGGCGCAGAGGGGGCTCCGCGGGAGAGACGGGGCGGGCGGTGGGAATGGGGAAGGCTGGGCCGGTGCCTCTTGCCCGAACCTACTGCTCAATTTTTCTTAAACATAAAACTGCTCTTTATGAAATTgtactgattatttttaaatgagtgtaaagtttggggcacctgtctggctcagtcagtagggcattagattcttgatcttggggtcgtgagtttgaaccccacattgggtgtaaagattacttatataaataaaaactcaaaaaaaaattttttaaatgaatgtaaaggg
The genomic region above belongs to Neovison vison isolate M4711 chromosome 7, ASM_NN_V1, whole genome shotgun sequence and contains:
- the SCT gene encoding secretin; the protein is MAVASLLLLLLPPLLRGSAALPAPPRAPRHSDGTFTSELSRLRESARLQRLLQGLVGKRSEQDPENSTSWTKSAEGRLCLHWPYTPTLQAWMPLRDPLDQTWSPQLPPGSGSGATFAEPAIPAVEATPSRP